One stretch of Juglans microcarpa x Juglans regia isolate MS1-56 chromosome 3D, Jm3101_v1.0, whole genome shotgun sequence DNA includes these proteins:
- the LOC121255626 gene encoding DExH-box ATP-dependent RNA helicase DExH15 chloroplastic, whose translation MNTLPIVSPPCPSTLPVLALSTYTISLYPQTPVISQSLGFCSPKSLGTLPQSRSSIKSPSSLYPVEPQISDADDYEDDDEDDDVAADEYYDISGDVLEGVEQSDDETEIPIAATEAPTPHEESKWQRVEKLCNEVRDFGEYIIDADELASIYDFRIDKFQRLAIQAFLRGSSVVVSAPTSSGKTLIAEAAAVATVARRRRIFYTTPLKALSNQKFREFRETFGDSNVGLLTGDSAVNKDAQVLIMTTEILRNMLYQSVGMVSSDSGLFHVDVIILDEVHYLSDISRGTVWEEIVIYCPKEVQLICLSATVANPDELAGWIGQIHGKTELVTSSKRPVPLTWHFSMKTTLLPLLDEKGTQLNRKLSLNYLQLYASGVKSYKDDGSRRRDSKKRGSNMSYDSVDSMSESPLSKNDINTIRRSQVPQVIDTLWQLKVKDMLPAIWFIFSRKGCDAAVQYLEDCNLLDECEMSEVKLALKRFRIKYPDAVRETAVKGLLQGAAAHHAGCLPLWKSFVEELFQRGLVKVVFATETLAAGINMPARTAVISSLTKRSDSGRTQLSSNELLQMAGRAGRRGTDERGHVVLVQTPYEGAEECCKLLFTGVEPLVSQFTASYGMVLNLLAGAKVTSRSNEVSEMKSLKAGRTLEEARKLVERSFGNYVGSNVMLAAKDELTKIEKEIEMLTLEVSNEAIDRKSRKLLSEVAYMEIADLQEDLRMEKRLRTELRKRVEAERIAALKPLLMEFENGHLPFLCLQYKDSEGVQHSLPAVYLGKIDSLNGSKLKNMVFADDSFALNVVGTESSVNDLEMGRDVEPSYYVALGSDNTWYLFTEKWIKTMYRAGLPNVALAQGDALPREIMTMLLDKEEMKWERLTASELGCLWCMEASLETWSWSLNVPVLNSLSESDELLHMSEPYCEAVERYKEQRNKVARLKKRIARTQGFKEYKKIIDMTKLTEEKIKRLKARSKRLTNRIEQIEPSGWKEFLQISNVIHEIRALDINTHVIFPLGETAAAIRGENELWLAMILRNKILLGLKPAQLAAACASLVSEGIKVRPWKNNSYIYEPSTTVINLVKFLNDQRSSLLQLQEKHGVNISCCLDSQFSGMVEAWASGLSWREMMMDCAMDEGDLARLLRRTIDILAQIPKLPDIDPLLQTNAKIASNVMDRPPISELAG comes from the exons ATGAACACGCTCCCTATCGTCTCACCTCCATGTCCTTCGACGCTTCCTGTCCTCGCCTTATCGACTTACACAATCTCTCTGTATCCCCAAACTCCCGTCATTTCCCAGTCCCTAGGGTTTTGTTCCCCCAAGTCACTTGGCACACTTCCACAATCAAGATCTTCAATTAAGTCCCCGAGTTCTCTATACCCCGTAGAACCCCAAATCTCCGACGCCGACGACTACGAGGACGACGACGAAGATGACGATGTGGCTGCTGATGAATACTACGACATCTCCGGCGATGTATTGGAAGGAGTTGAACAGAGCGACGATGAAACCGAAATTCCTATTGCTGCAACAGAGGCGCCGACTCCGCATGAGGAGTCCAAGTGGCAGAGAGTGGAAAAGCTTTGCAACGAAGTCAGAGACTTCGGCGAATATATTATCGATGCCGATGAGCTCGCTTCGATATACGATTTCCGCATAGATAAATTTCAG CGTTTGGCGATACAAGCATTCTTGAGAGGCTCATCGGTTGTGGTATCTGCGCCGACGAGCAGTGGGAAGACTTTAATTGCCGAAGCCGCCGCAGTGGCCACAGTTGCCAGGCGAAGGCGAATCTTCTACACGACTCCACTCAAGGCACTATCCAATCAAAAGTTTCGCGAATTTCG CGAGACATTTGGAGACAGCAATGTTGGCCTTCTTACGGGGGATTCTGCAGTGAATAAAGATGCTCAGGTTTTGATTATGACTACGGAGATTTTACGCAATATGTTATATCAGAG TGTTGGAATGGTTTCTTCTGATAGTGGACTGTTCCATGTTGATGTGATTATTTTGGACGAAGTTCATTATCTAAGTGACATATCTCGGGGTACAGTGTGGGAAGAAATA GTTATATATTGCCCAAAAGAAGTCCAACTCATATGCCTATCAGCAACAGTGGCAAATCCTGATGAGCTTGCTGGTTGGATTGGTCAG ATTCATGGTAAAACTGAGTTGGTAACATCCTCAAAGCGTCCAGTTCCATTGACTTGGCATTTCTCTATGAAGACAACTTTGTTACCTCTTCTTGATGAGAAAGGAACGCAATTGAATAg GAAGCTGTCACTCAATTATCTGCAACTTTATGCTTCAGGAGTTAAATCTTATAAGGATGATGGGTCTAGAAGAAGAGATTCAAAAAAAAGAGGAAGTAACATGAGCTATGACAGTGTTGATAGCATGTCCGAATCACCTCTTTCAAAGAATGATATAAACACTATTCGACGTTCACAA GTCCCTCAAGTTATTGACACGTTATGGCAGCTTAAGGTAAAGGACATGCTGCCAGcaatttggtttatttttagcaGGAAAGGATGTGATGCAGCTGTCCAGTATCTTGAAGATTGCAATCTCTTGGATGAGTGTGAGATGAGTGAGGTTAAACTAGCCTTGAAGAGGTTCCGCATTAAGTATCCTGATGCTGTCAGGGAGACTGCCGTTAAAGGACTGCTGCAAGGGGCTGCTGCACATCATGCTGGTTGTCTACCGTTGTGgaaatcatttgtagaagaaTTGTTTCAGCGAGGACTTGTCAAGGTTGTCTTTGCTACTGAAACACTTGCTGCTGGAATCAATATGCCTGCTAGGACAGCTGTTATTTCATCACTCACGAAGAGGAGTGATAGTGGACGAACCCAATTAAGCTCAAATGAATTGCTTCAAATGGCTGGGCGTGCTGGACGTAGAGGCACGGATGAAAGGGGTCATGTAGTACTTGTTCAGACTCCTTACGAAGGGGCTGAAGAGTGCTGCAAGCTTCTATTCACTGGAGTTGAACCTCTTGTTTCACAGTTTACTGCTTCCTACGGTATGGTGCTGAATCTTCTTGCAGGTGCAAAAGTTACTAGCAGATCTAATGAAGTAAGTGAAATGAAATCTTTAAAAGCGGGACGAACTTTGGAAGAAGCTAGGAAGTTGGTTGAGCGAAGTTTTGGAAACTATGTTGGCAGCAACGTTATGCTTGCTGCAAAAGATGAGCTTActaaaatagagaaagagatCGAGATGCTGACTTTAGAAGTTAGCAATGAGGCCATAGATAGAAAGAGCAGGAAACTTTTGTCAGAGGTAGCATATATGGAGATTGCAGATTTGCAGGAAGATTTGAGGATGGAAAAACGTCTTAGGACAGAACTGCGAAAAAGGGTGGAAGCAGAAAGAATTGCTGCTCTGAAACCTCTTTTAATGGAATTTGAAAATGGACACTTGCCCTTTTTGTGCTTGCAATATAAAGATTCTGAAGGAGTTCAACACTCACTGCCTGCTGTTTATTTGGGGAAGATTGACTCACTCAATGGTTCAAAACTTAAGAACATGGTTTTTGCTGACGATTCTTTTGCACTGAATGTAGTTGGGACAGAGTCAAGTGTTAATGACCTTGAAATGGGCCGAGATGTTGAACCATCTTATTATGTGGCCCTTGGTTCAGATAACACGTGGTATCTATTTACCGAAAAGTGGATTAAAACAATGTATAGGGCAGGCTTGCCTAATGTTGCACTAGCTCAAGGTGATGCTTTGCCTCGGGAAATTATGACAATGCTTCTTGATAAGGAGGAAATGAAGTGGGAGAGGCTTACTGCTTCTGAACTTGGTTGCTTATGGTGCATGGAAGCATCTCTAGAGACATGGTCTTGGAGTTTGAATGTGCCAGTTTTGAATAGTCTTTCTGAAAGTGATGAGCTGTTACATATGTCAGAACCATACTGTGAAGCTGTTGAACGCTACaaggaacaaagaaataaagttgCACGCTTGAAGAAAAGGATAGCACGTACACAAGGCTTTaaagaatataagaaaatcattGACATGACGAAGTTGACCGAGGAAAAGATAAAACGTTTGAAGGCTAGATCAAAACGTTTGACCAATCGAATAGAGCAGATCGAACCATCTGGCTGGAAGGAGTTTTTGCAAATCAGCAATGTCATACATGAAATTAGGGCATTGGATATCAATACACATGTAATATTTCCTCTGGGTGAAACTGCAGCTGCAATTCGCGGAGAAAATGAGCTTTGGCTTGCAATGATTCTCCGCAATAAAATCCTTCTAGGCCTAAAGCCTGCACAACTTGCTGCTGCCTGTGCAAGTTTAGTTTCTGAAGGGATCAAAGTTCGTCCTTGGAAAAacaacagctatatatatgAACCTTCCACAACCGTAATCAATTTAGTCAAGTTCTTGAATGATCAAAGAAGCTCCCTTTTGCAACTTCAAGAAAAGCATGGGGTAAACATTTCTTGTTGTTTGGATAGTCAATTTTCAGGTATGGTTGAAGCCTGGGCATCTGGGCTATCTTGGAGGGAAATGATGATGGACTGTGCAATGGATGAAGGAGATCTAGCACGCCTCTTACGGCGCACTATTGATATATTAGCTCAGATTCCTAAATTACCTGATATTGATCCACTGTTGCAAACCAATGCAAAGATAGCATCTAATGTCATGGACCGCCCTCCAATCAGTGAGCTGGCTGGATAG
- the LOC121254061 gene encoding paired amphipathic helix protein Sin3-like 4, protein MKRSRDDVYMASQLKRPMASSRGEPSGQPQMMGGGNTQKLTTNDALAYLKAVKDIFQDKREKYDDFLEVMKDFKAQRIDTTGVIARVKELFKGHRDLILGFNTFLPKGYEITLPLEDEQPQPKKPVEFEEAISFVNKIKTRFQGDDQVYKSFLDILNMYRKENKSITEVYQEVAALFQDHEDLLDEFTHFLPDTSAVAPTPYAQSGRNSMLRDRTSAMPIMRPMHVDKKERVMASNGERDLSVDWPDPDNDRSLMRVEKEQRKRGEKDRREDRDRRERERDDREFEHDGSRDFNMQRFPHKRKLSRRLDDSADQLHQGGDGDENFGVRPISSSYEDKGSLKSMYGQEFAFCEKVKEKLRNPDDYQEFLKCLHIYSKEIITRTELQSLVADLLGRYPDLMDGFNEFLARCEKNDALLAGVMSKKALWIDGPSPRPVKIEDRDKDRDREKDDGVKDRDCENRERDRLENRERDRLEKSSAFGNKDVGGHKMTLFSSKDKYMTKPINELDLSNCERCTPSYRLLPKHYLVPSASHRTELGAEVLNDHWVSVTSGSEDYSFKHMRKNQYEESLFRCEDDRFELDMLLESVNVTTKRVEELLEKINNNTLKTDSPVRVEEHFTALNLRCIERLYGDHGLDVMDVLRKNAPLALPVILTRLKQKQEEWARCRSDFNKVWAEIYAKNYHKSLDHRSFYFKQQDTKSLSTKALLMEIKEISEKKRKEDDVLLAIAAGNRRPIIPNLEFEYPDPDIHEDLYQLIKYSCGEVCTSEQLDKVMKIWTTFLEPMLGVPSRPQGAEDTGDVVKAKSDSVKSGAATAGEIDLCAGGSANVIKPKHLNLSRNGDESNAPEQSSSCRAWPVNGDNGVKEDSPLDEEHIVHKKDASCDTPPHGKVQINASMPDELSRVSKQDKSNEQLGNSNVLLASGVEQSNGRTTMETTSGLGATPSRPSNDVVEGGVELPPSEGGDSTRPIISTNGVMSDGIKVRRYHEESVGHFKVEREEGEVSPNGDFEEDNFAVYRDSGLEAVQKAKDGAVGRQYPTRHGEENICGAEAGENDADADDEGEESAQRSSDDTENASENGDVSGSESADGEECSREEHEEDGDHDEHDNKAESEGEAEGMADAHDVEGDGTSLPYSERFLLTVKPLAKHVPSASHEKEKDSRVFYGNDSFYVLLRLHQTLYERIQSAKVNSSSAERKWRASNDSSPTDLYARFMIALYNLLDGSSDNTKFEDDCRAIIGTQSYVLFTLDKLIYKLVKQLQTLATDEMDNKLLQLYAYEKSRKPGRFVDIVYHENARVLLHDENIYRIECSSTPTHLSIQLMDYGHDKPEVTAVSMDPNFSAYLHTDFLSVVPERKEKSGIFLKRNVRKYANGDENSTACQAMEGVQVVNGLECKIACNSSKVSYVLDTEDLLFRGKRKRDTYSSCHDQAKSSSSSSRRQRFHRLLSSWII, encoded by the exons ATGAAGAGGTCCAGAGACGACGTTTACATGGCCTCTCAACTTAAACGGCCTATGGCTTCTTCTAGAGGAGAACC GTCTGGGCAGCCCCAGATGATGGGAGGGGGCAATACACAGAAACTGACAACAAATGATGCCCTAGCCTATCTCAAGGCGGTGAAGGACATATTTCAagacaaaagggaaaaatacGATGATTTTCTTGAAGTCATGAAAGATTTCAAGGCTCAAAG AATTGACACTACGGGTGTCATAGCAAGGGTAAAGGAATTATTTAAAGGACATCGAGACCTGATTTTGGGTTTCAATACCTTCTTGCCAAAGGGATATGAGATCACCCTCCCACTTGAGGATGAACAACCTCAACCAAAGAAACCCGTGGAATTTGAAGAAGCTATAAGTTTTGTGAACAAGATAAAG ACACGATTTCAAGGTGATGATCAGGTTTATAAGTcatttttggacattttgaatatGTACAGAAAGGAAAATAAGTCCATCACTGAGGTCTACCAGGAG GTTGCTGCACTTTTCCAAGACCACGAAGACCTGCTTGATGAGTTCACCCATTTTCTGCCCGATACCTCAGCCGTGGCTCCCACTCCTTATGCTCAATCTGGTCGGAATTCAATGCTCCGGGATAGAACTTCTGCCATGCCTATCATGCGGCCAATGCATGTTGAcaag AAAGAAAGGGTAATGGCTTCAAATGGTGAACGTGACCTCAGTGTTGACTGGCCTGATCCAGACAATGATAGATCTTTGATGAGAGTGGAGAAAGAGCAACGGAAGCGTGGTGAAAAGGATAGGCGAGAAGACAGAGACAGGAGAGAACGGGAAAGGGATGATAGAGAATTTGAGCATGATGGCAGTAGGGACTTCAACATGCAACGTTTTCCCCACAAACGAAAACTTTCTCGTAGGCTTGATGACTCTGCCGACCAATTACATCAAGGTGGGGATGGTGACGAGAACTTTGGAGTGCGTCCTATTTCATCCTCCTATGAAGATAAAGGTTCCTTGAAAA GTATGTACGGTCAAGAGTTTGCCTTTTGCGAGAAAGTAAAGGAGAAATTACGAAACCCTGATGATTACCAGGAATTTTTAAAATGCCTTCATATTTATAGCAAGGAAATAATTACACGAACAGAATTGCAATCTTTG GTGGCTGATTTACTTGGAAGATATCCAGATCTTATGGATGGATTTAATGAATTCTTGGCACGCTGTGAGAAGAATG ATGCTCTCCTTGCTGGTGTCATGAGTAAAA AAGCCTTGTGGATTGATGGACCTTCACCCAGACCTGTAAAGATAGAGGATAGGGACAAAGATCGAGATCGTGAAAAGGATGATGGGGTGAAAGATAGAGACTGTGAAAACCGAGAAAGGGATAGACTTGAAAACCGGGAAAGGGATAGACTTGAAAAAAGTTCTGCCTTTGGCAATAAAGACGTTGGGGGTCATAAGATGACATTATTTTCCAGCAAGGATAAGTACATGACAAAACCTATTAATGAACTTGACCTATCCAATTGTGAGCGCTGCACTCCCAGTTACCGTCTGCTGCCAAAGCAT TATCTAGTACCTTCAGCTAGCCATAGAACAGAACTTGGTGCTGAAGTATTGAACGATCATTGGGTGTCTGTCACATCAGGAAGTGAGGATTACTCTTTTAAACATATGCGCAAAAATCAGTATGAAGAAAGCTTGTTTCGTTGTGAAGATGACAG GTTTGAACTGGACATGTTGTTAGAGTCTGTAAATGTAACAACCAAGCGTGTAGAAGAGCTGTTGGAAAAGATCAACAACAATACATTGAAAACAGACAGTCCAGTTCGTGTTGAGGAACACTTCACAG CACTGAATCTCAGGTGCATTGAACGTTTATATGGCGACCATGGACTTGATGTGATGGATGTGTTGAGGAAGAATGCACCTCTTGCTTTGCCAGTTATACTAACACGTCTGAAGCAGAAACAAGAAGAGTGGGCACGGTGTCGCTCTGATTTTAATAAAGTCTGGGCTGAAATTTATGCCAAGAATTATCACAAATCGCTTGATCATCGTAGCTTCTATTTCAAGCAACAGGACACAAAGAGCTTGAGCACAAAAG CCTTATTGATGGAGATTAAAGAAATTAGTGAGAAGAAGCGCAAGGAAGATGATGTGCTACTTGCTATTGCTGCTGGAAATAGACGACCAATCATTCCAAATTTGGAATTTGAGTACCCTGATCCTGACATCCATGAAGATCTATATCAGCTCATTAAGTATTCCTGTGGAGAAGTTTGTACAAGTGAACAGTTGGATAAAGTTATGAAGATTTGGACAACATTTCTGGAACCCATGCTTGGTGTTCCTTCTCGTCCTCAGGGTGCAGAGGATACTGGAGATGTTGTTAAGGCAAAGAGTGATTCTGTCAAAAGTGGTGCTGCAACTGCGGGGGAAATTGATCTCTGTGCTGGTGGCAGTGCTAATGTGATAAAGCCTAAACATTTAAATCTTTCCAGAAATGGAGATGAGAGTAATGCACCAGAACAATCAAGTTCTTGCAGGGCTTGGCCAGTAAATGGGGATAATGGAGTTAAAGAAGATAGTCCTCTTGATGAAGAACATATTGTACATAAGAAAGATGCTTCATGTGATACCCCTCCACATGGTAAAGTACAGATCAATGCATCTATGCCTGATGAACTATCCAGAGTCAGCAAGCAGGATAAATCCAATGAACAGTTAGGCAATTCAAATGTATTGCTTGCCTCTGGAGTGGAGCAAAGTAATGGAAGAACTACCATGGAGACCACATCAG GACTTGGTGCTACTCCATCCAGACCGAGCAATGATGTTGTTGAGGGTGGGGTCGAGTTACCTCCATCTGAG GGTGGTGATTCTACAAGACCAATTATATCCACGAATGGGGTGATGTCAGATGGTATCAAAGTTCGCAGATACCATGAAGAATCTGTTGGACACTTCAAAGTTGAAAGAGAAGAGGGTGAAGTATCTCCAAATGGAGATTTTGAGGAAGATAATTTTGCAGTTTATAGAGATTCTGGTTTAGAGGCCGTGCAGAAAGCAAAGGATGGTGCTGTAGGCAGGCAATATCCAACTAGACatggagaagaaaatatatgtGGTGCAGAGGCAGGAGAAAATGATGCTGATGCCGATGACGAAGGTGAGGAAAGTGCTCAGAGGTCTTCAGACGACACTGAGAATGCCTCTGAGAATGGGGACGTATCAGGAAGTGAGTCTGCTGATGGTGAGGAGTGTTCTCGTGAAGAGCATGAGGAAGATGGAGATCACGATGAGCATGATAATAAGGCTGAGAGTGAAGGTGAAGCCGAAGGGATGGCTGATGCACATGATGTTGAAGGGGATGGGACATCACTCCCATATTCAGAACGTTTTCTTCTTACCGTGAAGCCTCTGGCTAAGCATGTCCCTTCAGCATCACATGAGAAAGAAAAGGATTCTCGGGTGTTTTATGGAAATGACTCCTTCTATGTGCTTCTTAGGCTTCACCAA ACATTGTATGAGAGAATACAATCAGCAAAGGTTAATTCATCATCTGCTGAACGGAAATGGAGGGCTTCAAATGATTCAAGCCCTACCGATCTTTATGCCAG ATTCATGATAGCGCTTTACAATTTACTTGATGGTTCTTCTGACAATACAAAGTTTGAAGATGATTGCCGAGCTATTATTGGAACTCAATCATATGTTTTGTTCACGTTAGACAAGCTGATATATAAACTTGTTAAACAA CTTCAAACACTTGCCACTGATGAGATGGACAACAAGCTTCTCCAACTATATGCATATGAAAAATCAAGAAAACCTGGACGATTTGTTGATATAGTTTATCACGAAAACGCACGTGTTCTTCTTCATGATGAGAACATATATCGTATTGAATGT TCATCGACACCAACCCATTTGTCTATTCAGCTTATGGACTACGGGCATGATAAGCCTGAAGTGACTGCTGTTTCCATGGACCCTAATTTTTCAGCATATCTGCACACCGACTTCCTCTCAGTTGTTCCTGAAAGGAAAGAGAAGTCTGGAATCTTCTTGAAGAG GAATGTTCGCAAATATGCCAATGGCGATGAAAATTCCACTGCTTGCCAGGCAATGGAAGGAGTTCAAGTTGTCAATGGATTAGAGTGTAAGATAGCTTGCAATTCATCCAAG GTCTCATATGTTTTAGATACAGAAGACCTATTGTTCCGGGGTAAAAGGAAAAGGGACACTTACAGCTCATGCCATGACCAGGCTAAGTCTTCAAGCAGTTCAAGTAGACGACAACGGTTTCACAGACTGCTTTCTAGCTGGATAATATGA